CCGAAGTTCAAATATCTCTAAAGGTCACGAATCGAAATGAGGTGATACATCATCTTTCACAAAATGAATATGATTTGGGAATACTTACTCAAATCCCTAATGATGATTCCATAGATTCTATCCCTTTTTTGGAAAATCCACTGGTGATGGGAGCCCCGCCGGAACATTCGTTGTCTGGTGAAAAAAAAGTTAGTACTGAGCAGTTAACAGAAGAGCCTTTCGTTTTCCGCGAACTGGGGTCGGGTACGAGAATGGTAATGGAATCGTATTTCAAGGAGAATGGAATGAATGTCAGCCCGATAATGGAACTGGGCATGAATGAGGCGGTCAAGCAAGCCATTATGGCCGGCATTGGATTGTCCCTCATTTCAAAACTCAGTTTGGAAAATGAGCTCAATCTAAATAAAATATCCATTCTGAATGTGCCTGACTTTCCCATGATGACCCACTGGCATATGCTGTATAAAAAAGACAAGAGGTTAACCCCCGTGACACAAAACTTTATTTCATTTCTTCAGGAGAATAATATCGAGAAATATCTTCCATAAAGGGGATTCGCTCAACGCTGTGATTAAGAAAGTGTTTCCAAAATAAATTCATACTGCTCTATCAGCTGCCGACGGATGGGCTGCGAACTCTGAAAAATGGCCTTCTGTTTCCTCATGTATTTTTGGCGGCCCTCGTCGGTTTCAATTTTGATGGGTTCCAGCCCGCGTTCACGAAGATCATAGGGACTGGCTTTCATATCCATGACGCGGGTTTCAACGGCCAGCTTGAACGCCCGGCGGATCGTGTTGCTGGAAATCCAGGGATACATTTTGAATGCCCATTTGTACAGATCCATGTTCGTGTGAAGACAGCCGGGCTGTTCCATCTCGGCAAATTTATCACGGCTGAGCTCGTGTTTGTTTTGTGGCTTGGCTTCGTCGGTAAAAAAGCGGAAGGCGTCGAAGTGTGTACAGACGAGGGGACGCGATTCTACAAATTCTGCCAGCTCTTCTTTATCCATTCGCAGGGAGAGGTAGTCGTGGCGTACGCGGTCGGCTTTGTAAACCATAGCCCACTCGTGCATTCCAAAACAGCCAAATGAAGGCTCACGCTCAGCGGACTGCTCTAATACATTGATAATCCATTTTAAGGCTGAAATACGATCACGATCAAAATGGTCGATGTCCAAAAAGCTGTTGCCATCGATTGTTCCCATTTCATTAAAACGCCAATCCTCCAAAGATCCGTCTATTAGCAGAACGCCCAGACCCGGCGACCAGCTTTTAAGATAAGAAGGCCGGAAAGCATAATATTCAAAAAGAAAATCCATCACCGGGTCTTTTTGCTGCTGCGACCGCCGCTGTAAATAATCATCAATGAGATTACCAATTTGCCGTTGGTGTTGGGCCTTTTGCTGTTGCCAGTCTTCTGGCTCTACTTGGTTGGTAATATAGGGAACGTGCTGAGCTGTTTGCGTTGTAACCATAGCTCCTAAAATACCAATCTTTTTATGAATTGATAAGCGCTAACTACAGATCCTGTTATTTGTTAAGTGAAATTAAACTTGAGAAGTGAGATCAATTTGGAATAAAAATTTACTATTTCACTTTTTACCAAAATTAACTTTTGAAATTTATAACCTTGGATTTTTTTTAATACGTTTTTTGCTTGTTAAATTTAATATAAACAACAACTTATTCATTATGAGACGATTTACATATTTAGTATGCATTTTAGGGGTACTATTTTTTATCACTTCATGTTCATCGATGGATACTTCCCGGGTTAAAAAGGTAGACAAAGCTGCTGTGGCTATAGTAGGAGTGGAAAAACACATTAATTATACTGACGACTTTGAAATACCTCAGCTCGTTCAGCGATTGGCACAGAGTGATAAATTTGATCTGCAACCTATTGCTGAAAATCTTCACGAAAATACGTTTGGTGTGTACACCGAAGTTATGCCATTTACTTTAATACCTGAAGAAGAGGTGATAGAAACCGAACGGTATAAAAATTTTGAGCTATATAATGAAGGATATGAAGAGGCAACAGATGGGAATTCAAATTTTATTACTGTTAAAAATTATAAGAAATATAATCCTTCGGGTATGTTACAGGGACGTCGAGCAAAGCTTTTTGAGGCAATGCCGGACGAAGCTGAAGCAATGTTAATGGTTGGATTATCATATAAATTATTTCAAGAAAATTCGATGATTCCAGGTGTTAATAAAGGAAAGATTGAAGCAGATTTAGATATAAGATTAGTGAAGCCGAATGGTGAAAGAATTCTGACTATTAATAAAAAAGCGGAATCTGACAATTCTATGAAGGTTGTGTTAGATGCAGCTATATTGGATCCTGATAAGATTCAGCCCTTAGTTCAAGATGCCACTGACAAAGCTATGGCAAAGGCTGAAGAGTTTATTCAAGATAATCTTTCGGATTAGTATTCGGCTTTATACGATAGACATTCGAAAGAGTGCCGGTTTAAGTGTAATATATTTATTGCTTCTGCTCTTCCGTTTTAAGTTGGAGGGCAGGAGCTTTTTTTGAGTACTATTGGATAGATTTGTTAAAGTTGGTATCCTTGTTTGAATGCCCATTAAATCGAGAAATTGAGAACCCCAAAATCGAGAGATATAGGTCCTGCCATCCAGTTATGGCATTTTCTTTTACATCTCCGCTGGCATTATCAGTTGTTTATTTTGTCCGGAGGGTTTCTATTGGGTGGATTTTTGAGTTCCAGTTTTACCTCTACTTCCTTTATTATCCAGTTTTTTAATGTCCATCTACTCCTTTTTGGTGGTGCAACAGCCTATAATTCATATTGGGATAAAGATGAAGGGGCAATTGGAGGTTTGCGAAATCCGCCTCCTATGCAAGGATGGATGCACCCCGCTTCGGTTTTATTACAGTTTTTGAGCCTTACAATTGCATGCTCCCTTGGCATAGCCTATACCGCTATATTTTTAGCGAGTATATTTCTGTTTTGGGGATATTCTTCTCCCATGGTTCGTTGGAAAGGTAGCCCAATTATAAGTTTAATTGCTATTGGCATAAGTACCGGATTTAATGCCGTTCTTTTGGGATATGTGGCAGCCGGAAGTC
The sequence above is a segment of the Fodinibius salinus genome. Coding sequences within it:
- a CDS encoding LysR family transcriptional regulator, which codes for MKFTLHQLYVFGMVARHKSMTEAAQHLHMTQPAVSIQIKKLQEAVDIPLIEVVGRKLYLTEAGERLYEAYKNIDLELESFEAVTSQLKGGLKGSLNVSCASTAKYFLPYLLGEFQKRYPEVQISLKVTNRNEVIHHLSQNEYDLGILTQIPNDDSIDSIPFLENPLVMGAPPEHSLSGEKKVSTEQLTEEPFVFRELGSGTRMVMESYFKENGMNVSPIMELGMNEAVKQAIMAGIGLSLISKLSLENELNLNKISILNVPDFPMMTHWHMLYKKDKRLTPVTQNFISFLQENNIEKYLP
- a CDS encoding 3-methyladenine DNA glycosylase, whose translation is MVTTQTAQHVPYITNQVEPEDWQQQKAQHQRQIGNLIDDYLQRRSQQQKDPVMDFLFEYYAFRPSYLKSWSPGLGVLLIDGSLEDWRFNEMGTIDGNSFLDIDHFDRDRISALKWIINVLEQSAEREPSFGCFGMHEWAMVYKADRVRHDYLSLRMDKEELAEFVESRPLVCTHFDAFRFFTDEAKPQNKHELSRDKFAEMEQPGCLHTNMDLYKWAFKMYPWISSNTIRRAFKLAVETRVMDMKASPYDLRERGLEPIKIETDEGRQKYMRKQKAIFQSSQPIRRQLIEQYEFILETLS